The following are encoded in a window of Ranitomeya variabilis isolate aRanVar5 chromosome 8, aRanVar5.hap1, whole genome shotgun sequence genomic DNA:
- the GPX1 gene encoding glutathione peroxidase 1, translating into MALRTVYEFSGRLLSGELVAFSRYRGQVLLIENVASLUGTTVRDYTQMNGLQSEYGARGLQVLGFPCNQFGHQENTSNQEILRSLRFVRPGGGFEPNFPLFEKCDVNGEKELPLFTFLKTQLPYPSDDPVSLMGDPRSIIWSPVRRNDISWNFEKFLICADGVPYKRYGRRYETANIRGDIEALLEAADRDDKT; encoded by the exons ATGGCTCTCCGCACGGTGTACGAGTTCTCGGGCCGCCTCCTGTCCGGGGAGCTGGTGGCTTTCTCCCGGTACCGGGGTCAGGTGCTGCTCATCGAGAATGTGGCGTCTCTCTGAGGGACGACTGTCCGGGACTACACGCAGATGAACGGGCTGCAGTCAGAGTACGGCGCCCGGGGGCTGCAGGTCCTGGGCTTCCCCTGCAACCAGTTCGGTCACCAG GAGAACACCAGTAACCAGGAGATCCTGCGCTCGCTGCGCTTCGTGCGCCCGGGGGGAGGTTTTGAGCCGAACTTTCCGCTGTTTGAGAAGTGTGACGTGAACGGCGAGAAGGAGCTGCCCCTGTTCACCTTCCTGAAGACGCAGCTGCCGTACCCCAGTGACGACCCCGTCTCCCTCATGGGTGACCCCCGGAGCATCATCTGGTCGCCGGTGCGCAGGAACGACATCTCCTGGAACTTTGAGAAGTTCCTGATCTGCGCGGACGGGGTCCCGTATAAGAGATACGGCCGGCGCTATGAGACCGCCAACATCCGGGGCGACATTGAGGCGCTGCTGGAGGCCGCTGACCGGGACGACAAGACGTAA